In Primulina huaijiensis isolate GDHJ02 chromosome 6, ASM1229523v2, whole genome shotgun sequence, a single window of DNA contains:
- the LOC140978312 gene encoding uncharacterized protein: MSAIVCGKRSFFEDTDSAATSPTSASPPVYKKFRCSSATSPVRFSYSPPISPVPFDQLKALFPDMETQLIENALEKYGDDLDSAVKSLHELRLVYEGNLGSTSEEDANFQNDDTPTEGDPFPVEEPQVQNILPVDGAGWVDFFVREMISATSIDDARTRAARVLESLEKSISARAGVEAAQNFLKENMMLKEQIEALLRENVILKRAVAIQHERQKEHDERNREVQQLKLLLTQYQEQLRTLEVNNYALKLHLRQAEQSNSIPGHFHPDIF; the protein is encoded by the exons ATGTCTGCTATTGTTTGTGGGAAGAGATCGTTCTTCGAGGATACCGATTCTGCAGCGACATCGCCCACTTCTGCTTCGCCACCGGTTTACAAGAAGTTCCGGTGCTCTTCGGCCACGTCTCCTGTTAGATTCTCTTACTCACCTCCTATTTCTCCTGTTCCATTTGATCAGCTCAAGGCTTTGTTTCCTGATATGGAAACTCAG CTTATTGAGAATGCCTTGGAAAAGTATGGTGATGACTTAGATTCTGCTGTTAAGAGCCTTCACGAGCTTCGTCTTGTATACGAGGGCAACTTGGGCTCCACTTCTGAAGAAGATGCAAATTTTCAAAACG ATGATACACCAACTGAAGGGGATCCATTCCCTGTGGAGGAGCCTCAAGTTCAAAACATCCTTCCTGTAGATGGTGCAGGATGGGTGGACTTTTTTGTTCGGGAGATGATAAGCGCAACTAGCATAGATGATGCTAGAACCCGGGCAGCAAGAGTATTGGAGAGTCTGGAGAAATCTATCAGTGCTCGGGCTGGTGTTGAAGCAGCTCAAAATTTTCTTAAG GAAAATATGATGCTTAAGGAACAAATTGAGGCCCTTCTTCGAGAGAATGTCATCCTCAAGCGAGCAGTAGCCATCCAGCATGAACGTCAAAAAGAGCATGATGAGAGGAACCGGGAGGTGCAGCAATTGAAGCTGTTGTTGACTCAATATCAAGAGCAGCTGCGGACTCTTGAG GTGAACAACTATGCATTGAAACTGCATTTGCGCCAGGCTGAGCAAAGCAACTCAATACCTGGGCATTTTCACCCAGACATATTTTAA
- the LOC140978315 gene encoding zinc finger BED domain-containing protein DAYSLEEPER-like — protein MDIPIKQTDSLDSDVKFNKRRKKTSMVWDHFTIFTVNADCVRAFCNQCKKSFAYISGSKQAGTSHLKRHIALGICPVSRNNQDNDQLGPSTPSPRSIISVNGTNRPRKRYQAGSKVANIYLNEDFCSREFVKMIIRHDYPLHMCQHSGFVDFVRALHPELNMTSVSDVEEQILRTYLREKQQILDLLNGISGHISLAIDFWTSNQSLVYVLLSGHFIDKDWKLQRRILNFVRIPFPDSDTVFNNVVASCMADWNSEGKLLTITVDHSNANKNARGNLRRLISIKNSLILNGQLIINSCYTRTLSSLAKDAIGCIKETINMVRDCVKFVKTSEAHEERFNKLRLLLQVSSNKTLATDDLTKWNTTYDMLMAASELEQVFSCLDTIDPDYKLTPSTEEWLQVKALCKYLEVLYEAASILTSPVYPTSNIFFHKVCGIQLKLMEDYASPDFFLCHLSKRLLENFSRYWEDCYLVLAIAVVMDPRFKMQLVKFNFSRIYGVDAESWIKIVDEGLHELYLEYVVQCLPAPTFLEEGNDTLLKIEAPQEDNLVSNGDDFPDFDIYISDIMGGQQHLKSELDQYLEESVLPRVQGFDVLGWWKVNRTKYPTLAKMASDVLSIPFSTVPPDSVFDTGDRKIGGHQSSLQPTTLQALVCAKDWLQYECSDSPYRISGKDIPTEIVKPEF, from the coding sequence ATGGATATCCCTATTAAACAAACTGATTCACTCGATTCAGATGTCAAGTTTAATAAACGCAGGAAAAAGACGTCCATGGTTTGGGACCACTTCACAATTTTTACCGTAAATGCTGACTGTGTCAGGGCCTTCTGTAACCAGTGCAAGAAGTCATTTGCTTATATATCAGGCTCAAAGCAAGCAGGCACAAGCCACCTGAAACGACATATTGCTTTGGGAATCTGCCCTGTTAGCCGGAATAATCAGGACAATGATCAATTGGGTCCTTCCACCCCATCTCCCAGAAGTATCATTTCTGTTAATGGTACCAATCGACCAAGAAAACGTTACCAAGCTGGCAGTAAAGTGGCCAATATTTATCTCAATGAGGACTTCTGCAGTCGTGAATTTGTAAAAATGATAATTCGGCATGACTACCCACTTCACATGTGCCAACATTCTGGATTTGTTGATTTTGTACGGGCTCTTCACCCTGAGTTAAATATGACGAGTGTCAGTGATGTAGAAGAGCAAATTTTGCGTACTTACTTGAGGGAGAAGCAGCAGATTCTGGACCTTCTTAATGGGATTTCAGGACATATCAGTCTTGCTATAGACTTCTGGACTTCTAATCAAAGCCTTGTTTACGTACTTCTTTCCGGGCACTTTATAGATAAGGATTGGAAGTTGCAGAGGCGGATCTTGAATTTTGTCAGGATACCCTTCCCTGATTCTGATACCGTGTTTAATAATGTGGTTGCTTCTTGTATGGCTGATTGGAATTCTGAAGGAAAGCTATTGACTATCACTGTGGATCATTCCAATGCCAATAAAAATGCCAGGGGAAATCTTAGACGCCTAATATCAATCAAGAACTCTCTTATCCTAAACGGTCAGCTAATAATCAACAGCTGCTATACTCGTACATTGAGTAGTCTTGCAAAAGATGCAATTGGTTGTATAAAGGAGACCATCAACATGGTCCGTGATTGTGTGAAATTTGTAAAAACTTCAGAAGCTCATGAAGAAAGATTTAACAAATTGAGACTACTGCTTCAAGTGTCCAGTAACAAGACCTTGGCAACCGATGACCTTACAAAATGGAACACCACCTATGACATGTTAATGGCTGCCTCTGAGCTAGAGCAAGTATTTTCTTGCTTAGATACCATTGATCCAGATTACAAGTTGACTCCATCAACGGAAGAATGGCTCCAGGTGAAAGCTCTCTGCAAATACTTGGAAGttttatatgaagcagccagTATTCTAACCTCACCTGTCTATCCGACAAGCAATATATTCTTCCATAAGGTGTGTGGAATCCAGCTTAAACTGATGGAAGATTATGCGAGTCCGGATTTCTTTCTATGCCACTTATCTAAACGGTTGCTGGAAAATTTTTCTAGGTATTGGGAGGATTGCTACCTGGTTTTGGCAATCGCTGTTGTAATGGATCCACGGTTTAAGATGCAGCTTGTAAAGTTCAACTTCTCCAGGATATATGGTGTGGATGCTGAAAGTTGGATCAAGATTGTTGACGAGGGGTTGCACGAACTATATCTCGAGTACGTGGTGCAGTGCCTTCCTGCACCAACGTTTTTAGAAGAGGGAAATGACACTCTGCTAAAAATAGAGGCACCTCAAGAGGATAATCTCGTGTCAAATGGAGATGATTTTCCAGATTTTGACATATACATCTCTGATATTATGGGTGGTCAACAGCATTTGAAGTCGGAATTAGATCAATATCTGGAGGAATCTGTTCTTCCCCGTGTACAAGGATTTGATGTTTTGGGTTGGTGGAAAGTGAACAGAACAAAATACCCAACTCTTGCAAAAATGGCTTCTGATGTTTTGTCGATTCCCTTTTCAACTGTTCCTCCAGATTCAGTGTTTGACACAGGAGATAGAAAGATTGGTGGTCATCAGAGTTCATTACAACCCACCACACTTCAGGCACTAGTCTGTGCAAAGGATTGGCTTCAATATGAATGCTCTGATAGTCCATATAGAATTTCGGGTAAAGATATCCCTACGGAAATTGTCAAGCCTGAATTCTAA
- the LOC140978316 gene encoding protein FAR1-RELATED SEQUENCE 6-like isoform X3 — protein sequence MEETLFNTEKVSDGVGSDNAPEISDEKTAFGCKNGILEGDLSHGANEFVTLAIGMEFDSYDDAYNYYNCYAREAGFSVRVKNSWFKRNSREKYGAVLCCSSQGFKRAKDVNRLRKETRTGCPAMMRMRLVDSKRWRILEVTLEHNHLLGAKGYKCSKKMGSESKKNLLSKSDLEVQPVKLYQAVVIDAGGDETSNFSQTVAKASSYRPNQLNLRKGDAQAMYNYLCRLQLTNSNFFYLMDLNDDGRVRNVIWVDAKSRAASSYFSDVIYFDNSCLSNKYEVPLVAFVGINNHGQSVLLGCGLLSGENKESYTWLFKAWISCTSVNSPETIISDRCKILQSVVADVFPKSLHRFSLSLIMQKVPEKLGGLRNYDDIKKSLLKGVYETLKPFDFEAAWRFMIQQFRIMDNEWLWSLYEDRAQWATVYLKDTFFMGMAAARPCETMTAFFDKYVHKQTPLKEFLDKYELALQKKHKEEVLADMESRNSSPKLKTRCSFELQLSKVYTRDIFRRFQLEVEEMYSCFGTTQLHVDGPITIFLVKERIMSEGNRREIRDYEVLYNVALSEVRCICSCFNFYGYLCRHALCVLNFNGVEEIPSKYILSRWKKDYKRLYMSPDQMSGGSHITEQVEQFTQLYRSALKVVEEGMISLDHYKAAMLAFEESLDKIYSVEEK from the coding sequence ATGGAAGAAACTTTATTTAACACCGAGAAAGTGTCGGATGGTGTAGGCTCTGACAATGCACCGGAAATCAGTGATGAGAAAACAGCATTTGGTTGTAAAAATGGCATCCTCGAAGGCGATCTTTCTCATGGGGCCAATGAATTTGTTACTCTGGCCATTGGTATGGAATTTGATTCTTATGACGATGCATACAACTATTACAATTGTTATGCGAGGGAGGCTGGCTTTAGTGTCAGAGTGAAAAACTCATGGTTTAAAAGAAATAGCAGAGAGAAATATGGTGCAGTGCTTTGTTGCAGCAGCCAGGGATTTAAAAGAGCTAAAGATGTGAACCGTCTAAGGAAGGAAACAAGAACGGGTTGTCCTGCTATGATGCGGATGAGGTTAGTGGATTCTAAAAGATGGCGGATACTTGAAGTTACTCTTGAGCACAATCATTTATTAGGAGCAAAAGGCTACAAGTGCAGCAAGAAGATGGGTAGTGAATCAAAGAAAAATCTACTGTCAAAAAGTGATTTAGAAGTGCAGCCTGTCAAGTTGTACCAGGCTGTTGTGATTGATGCAGGAGGTGATGAGACGTCAAATTTCAGTCAAACAGTGGCTAAGGCATCATCCTATCGTCCTAATCAGTTAAATTTAAGAAAAGGCGATGCACAAGCAATGTATAATTACCTCTGCCGATTGCAGTTGACAAATTCGAACTTTTTCTATTTGATGGATTTAAATGATGATGGGCGGGTGAGGAACGTGATATGGGTTGATGCTAAGTCCCGTGCAGCGAGTAGTTATTTTAGTGATGTGATATATTTTGACAATTCATGCTTATCAAACAAGTACGAAGTTCCCCTTGTAGCATTTGTTGGCATAAATAATCATGGTCAATCTGTATTACTCGGCTGTGGACTGCTTTCTGGGGAGAATAAGGAGTCGTATACATGGCTATTCAAGGCTTGGATTTCTTGTACGTCCGTGAATTCCCCAGAAACCATAATCAGTGACCGATGCAAGATTTTGCAGAGTGTCGTCGCTGATGTGTTCCCAAAGTCCCTTCATCGATTCTCTCTGTCCCTCATCATGCAAAAAGTCCCTGAGAAATTGGGAGGGCTGCGCAACTatgatgatataaaaaaatcattgcttaaaggagtttatgagacTCTAAAACCGTTTGATTTTGAAGCAGCTTGGAGATTTATGATCCAGCAATTCAGAATCATGGATAATGAATGGCTGTGGTCTTTGTATGAAGATCGTGCTCAATGGGCTACTGTTTATCTCAAGGACACATTTTTCATGGGAATGGCTGCTGCACGTCCTTGCGAGACCATGACTGCCTTTTTTGATAAATATGTGCATAAGCAAACTCCACTGAAAGAATTTCTCGACAAGTATGAGTTAGCTTTGCAGAAAAAACACAAGGAAGAAGTTCTGGCGGACATGGAGTCGAGAAACTCAAGCCCCAAACTAAAAACTAGATGTTCCTTTGAACTGCAGCTATCCAAAGTATACACCAGAGACATATTTAGAAGATTTCAATTGGAGGTTGAGGAGATGTACTCTTGCTTCGGTACCACACAACTACATGTTGATGGGCCGATAACGATATTTTTAGTCAAGGAACGCATTATGTCTGAGGGAAATAGAAGAGAAATAAGGGATTATGAAGTTCTATACAATGTAGCATTGTCTGAGGTTCGTTGTATCTGCAGCTGCTTCAACTTCTACGGGTACTTGTGTAGGCATGCTTTGTGTGTACTTAACTTTAACGGGGTAGAAGAAATCCCATCAAAGTACATTTTATCTCGATGGAAGAAGGATTACAAACGCTTGTATATGTCACCTGACCAAATGTCCGGTGGTTCACATATTACCGAGCAGGTGGAACAGTTCACTCAATTATACAGAAGTGCATTGAAAGTCGTGGAGGAGGGAATGATCTCCTTAGACCATTACAAGGCGGCAATGCTTGCATTTGAAGAGTCTCTGGACAAAATTTACAGCGTGGAAGAAAAATGA
- the LOC140978316 gene encoding protein FAR1-RELATED SEQUENCE 6-like isoform X1, translated as MTLSIGLWDVLWRSLLDGFLFNQFIAIGRYSNSAILLERSSQFCMEETLFNTEKVSDGVGSDNAPEISDEKTAFGCKNGILEGDLSHGANEFVTLAIGMEFDSYDDAYNYYNCYAREAGFSVRVKNSWFKRNSREKYGAVLCCSSQGFKRAKDVNRLRKETRTGCPAMMRMRLVDSKRWRILEVTLEHNHLLGAKGYKCSKKMGSESKKNLLSKSDLEVQPVKLYQAVVIDAGGDETSNFSQTVAKASSYRPNQLNLRKGDAQAMYNYLCRLQLTNSNFFYLMDLNDDGRVRNVIWVDAKSRAASSYFSDVIYFDNSCLSNKYEVPLVAFVGINNHGQSVLLGCGLLSGENKESYTWLFKAWISCTSVNSPETIISDRCKILQSVVADVFPKSLHRFSLSLIMQKVPEKLGGLRNYDDIKKSLLKGVYETLKPFDFEAAWRFMIQQFRIMDNEWLWSLYEDRAQWATVYLKDTFFMGMAAARPCETMTAFFDKYVHKQTPLKEFLDKYELALQKKHKEEVLADMESRNSSPKLKTRCSFELQLSKVYTRDIFRRFQLEVEEMYSCFGTTQLHVDGPITIFLVKERIMSEGNRREIRDYEVLYNVALSEVRCICSCFNFYGYLCRHALCVLNFNGVEEIPSKYILSRWKKDYKRLYMSPDQMSGGSHITEQVEQFTQLYRSALKVVEEGMISLDHYKAAMLAFEESLDKIYSVEEK; from the coding sequence ATCATTATTAGATGGGTTTTTATTCAATCAGTTTATAGCCATTGGTCGATATTCTAACTCGGCTATTCTTCTGGAGAGATCATCTCAATTTTGTATGGAAGAAACTTTATTTAACACCGAGAAAGTGTCGGATGGTGTAGGCTCTGACAATGCACCGGAAATCAGTGATGAGAAAACAGCATTTGGTTGTAAAAATGGCATCCTCGAAGGCGATCTTTCTCATGGGGCCAATGAATTTGTTACTCTGGCCATTGGTATGGAATTTGATTCTTATGACGATGCATACAACTATTACAATTGTTATGCGAGGGAGGCTGGCTTTAGTGTCAGAGTGAAAAACTCATGGTTTAAAAGAAATAGCAGAGAGAAATATGGTGCAGTGCTTTGTTGCAGCAGCCAGGGATTTAAAAGAGCTAAAGATGTGAACCGTCTAAGGAAGGAAACAAGAACGGGTTGTCCTGCTATGATGCGGATGAGGTTAGTGGATTCTAAAAGATGGCGGATACTTGAAGTTACTCTTGAGCACAATCATTTATTAGGAGCAAAAGGCTACAAGTGCAGCAAGAAGATGGGTAGTGAATCAAAGAAAAATCTACTGTCAAAAAGTGATTTAGAAGTGCAGCCTGTCAAGTTGTACCAGGCTGTTGTGATTGATGCAGGAGGTGATGAGACGTCAAATTTCAGTCAAACAGTGGCTAAGGCATCATCCTATCGTCCTAATCAGTTAAATTTAAGAAAAGGCGATGCACAAGCAATGTATAATTACCTCTGCCGATTGCAGTTGACAAATTCGAACTTTTTCTATTTGATGGATTTAAATGATGATGGGCGGGTGAGGAACGTGATATGGGTTGATGCTAAGTCCCGTGCAGCGAGTAGTTATTTTAGTGATGTGATATATTTTGACAATTCATGCTTATCAAACAAGTACGAAGTTCCCCTTGTAGCATTTGTTGGCATAAATAATCATGGTCAATCTGTATTACTCGGCTGTGGACTGCTTTCTGGGGAGAATAAGGAGTCGTATACATGGCTATTCAAGGCTTGGATTTCTTGTACGTCCGTGAATTCCCCAGAAACCATAATCAGTGACCGATGCAAGATTTTGCAGAGTGTCGTCGCTGATGTGTTCCCAAAGTCCCTTCATCGATTCTCTCTGTCCCTCATCATGCAAAAAGTCCCTGAGAAATTGGGAGGGCTGCGCAACTatgatgatataaaaaaatcattgcttaaaggagtttatgagacTCTAAAACCGTTTGATTTTGAAGCAGCTTGGAGATTTATGATCCAGCAATTCAGAATCATGGATAATGAATGGCTGTGGTCTTTGTATGAAGATCGTGCTCAATGGGCTACTGTTTATCTCAAGGACACATTTTTCATGGGAATGGCTGCTGCACGTCCTTGCGAGACCATGACTGCCTTTTTTGATAAATATGTGCATAAGCAAACTCCACTGAAAGAATTTCTCGACAAGTATGAGTTAGCTTTGCAGAAAAAACACAAGGAAGAAGTTCTGGCGGACATGGAGTCGAGAAACTCAAGCCCCAAACTAAAAACTAGATGTTCCTTTGAACTGCAGCTATCCAAAGTATACACCAGAGACATATTTAGAAGATTTCAATTGGAGGTTGAGGAGATGTACTCTTGCTTCGGTACCACACAACTACATGTTGATGGGCCGATAACGATATTTTTAGTCAAGGAACGCATTATGTCTGAGGGAAATAGAAGAGAAATAAGGGATTATGAAGTTCTATACAATGTAGCATTGTCTGAGGTTCGTTGTATCTGCAGCTGCTTCAACTTCTACGGGTACTTGTGTAGGCATGCTTTGTGTGTACTTAACTTTAACGGGGTAGAAGAAATCCCATCAAAGTACATTTTATCTCGATGGAAGAAGGATTACAAACGCTTGTATATGTCACCTGACCAAATGTCCGGTGGTTCACATATTACCGAGCAGGTGGAACAGTTCACTCAATTATACAGAAGTGCATTGAAAGTCGTGGAGGAGGGAATGATCTCCTTAGACCATTACAAGGCGGCAATGCTTGCATTTGAAGAGTCTCTGGACAAAATTTACAGCGTGGAAGAAAAATGA
- the LOC140978316 gene encoding protein FAR1-RELATED SEQUENCE 6-like isoform X2 translates to MFKFRMCRSLLDGFLFNQFIAIGRYSNSAILLERSSQFCMEETLFNTEKVSDGVGSDNAPEISDEKTAFGCKNGILEGDLSHGANEFVTLAIGMEFDSYDDAYNYYNCYAREAGFSVRVKNSWFKRNSREKYGAVLCCSSQGFKRAKDVNRLRKETRTGCPAMMRMRLVDSKRWRILEVTLEHNHLLGAKGYKCSKKMGSESKKNLLSKSDLEVQPVKLYQAVVIDAGGDETSNFSQTVAKASSYRPNQLNLRKGDAQAMYNYLCRLQLTNSNFFYLMDLNDDGRVRNVIWVDAKSRAASSYFSDVIYFDNSCLSNKYEVPLVAFVGINNHGQSVLLGCGLLSGENKESYTWLFKAWISCTSVNSPETIISDRCKILQSVVADVFPKSLHRFSLSLIMQKVPEKLGGLRNYDDIKKSLLKGVYETLKPFDFEAAWRFMIQQFRIMDNEWLWSLYEDRAQWATVYLKDTFFMGMAAARPCETMTAFFDKYVHKQTPLKEFLDKYELALQKKHKEEVLADMESRNSSPKLKTRCSFELQLSKVYTRDIFRRFQLEVEEMYSCFGTTQLHVDGPITIFLVKERIMSEGNRREIRDYEVLYNVALSEVRCICSCFNFYGYLCRHALCVLNFNGVEEIPSKYILSRWKKDYKRLYMSPDQMSGGSHITEQVEQFTQLYRSALKVVEEGMISLDHYKAAMLAFEESLDKIYSVEEK, encoded by the coding sequence ATGTTCAAATTTCGAATGTGCAGATCATTATTAGATGGGTTTTTATTCAATCAGTTTATAGCCATTGGTCGATATTCTAACTCGGCTATTCTTCTGGAGAGATCATCTCAATTTTGTATGGAAGAAACTTTATTTAACACCGAGAAAGTGTCGGATGGTGTAGGCTCTGACAATGCACCGGAAATCAGTGATGAGAAAACAGCATTTGGTTGTAAAAATGGCATCCTCGAAGGCGATCTTTCTCATGGGGCCAATGAATTTGTTACTCTGGCCATTGGTATGGAATTTGATTCTTATGACGATGCATACAACTATTACAATTGTTATGCGAGGGAGGCTGGCTTTAGTGTCAGAGTGAAAAACTCATGGTTTAAAAGAAATAGCAGAGAGAAATATGGTGCAGTGCTTTGTTGCAGCAGCCAGGGATTTAAAAGAGCTAAAGATGTGAACCGTCTAAGGAAGGAAACAAGAACGGGTTGTCCTGCTATGATGCGGATGAGGTTAGTGGATTCTAAAAGATGGCGGATACTTGAAGTTACTCTTGAGCACAATCATTTATTAGGAGCAAAAGGCTACAAGTGCAGCAAGAAGATGGGTAGTGAATCAAAGAAAAATCTACTGTCAAAAAGTGATTTAGAAGTGCAGCCTGTCAAGTTGTACCAGGCTGTTGTGATTGATGCAGGAGGTGATGAGACGTCAAATTTCAGTCAAACAGTGGCTAAGGCATCATCCTATCGTCCTAATCAGTTAAATTTAAGAAAAGGCGATGCACAAGCAATGTATAATTACCTCTGCCGATTGCAGTTGACAAATTCGAACTTTTTCTATTTGATGGATTTAAATGATGATGGGCGGGTGAGGAACGTGATATGGGTTGATGCTAAGTCCCGTGCAGCGAGTAGTTATTTTAGTGATGTGATATATTTTGACAATTCATGCTTATCAAACAAGTACGAAGTTCCCCTTGTAGCATTTGTTGGCATAAATAATCATGGTCAATCTGTATTACTCGGCTGTGGACTGCTTTCTGGGGAGAATAAGGAGTCGTATACATGGCTATTCAAGGCTTGGATTTCTTGTACGTCCGTGAATTCCCCAGAAACCATAATCAGTGACCGATGCAAGATTTTGCAGAGTGTCGTCGCTGATGTGTTCCCAAAGTCCCTTCATCGATTCTCTCTGTCCCTCATCATGCAAAAAGTCCCTGAGAAATTGGGAGGGCTGCGCAACTatgatgatataaaaaaatcattgcttaaaggagtttatgagacTCTAAAACCGTTTGATTTTGAAGCAGCTTGGAGATTTATGATCCAGCAATTCAGAATCATGGATAATGAATGGCTGTGGTCTTTGTATGAAGATCGTGCTCAATGGGCTACTGTTTATCTCAAGGACACATTTTTCATGGGAATGGCTGCTGCACGTCCTTGCGAGACCATGACTGCCTTTTTTGATAAATATGTGCATAAGCAAACTCCACTGAAAGAATTTCTCGACAAGTATGAGTTAGCTTTGCAGAAAAAACACAAGGAAGAAGTTCTGGCGGACATGGAGTCGAGAAACTCAAGCCCCAAACTAAAAACTAGATGTTCCTTTGAACTGCAGCTATCCAAAGTATACACCAGAGACATATTTAGAAGATTTCAATTGGAGGTTGAGGAGATGTACTCTTGCTTCGGTACCACACAACTACATGTTGATGGGCCGATAACGATATTTTTAGTCAAGGAACGCATTATGTCTGAGGGAAATAGAAGAGAAATAAGGGATTATGAAGTTCTATACAATGTAGCATTGTCTGAGGTTCGTTGTATCTGCAGCTGCTTCAACTTCTACGGGTACTTGTGTAGGCATGCTTTGTGTGTACTTAACTTTAACGGGGTAGAAGAAATCCCATCAAAGTACATTTTATCTCGATGGAAGAAGGATTACAAACGCTTGTATATGTCACCTGACCAAATGTCCGGTGGTTCACATATTACCGAGCAGGTGGAACAGTTCACTCAATTATACAGAAGTGCATTGAAAGTCGTGGAGGAGGGAATGATCTCCTTAGACCATTACAAGGCGGCAATGCTTGCATTTGAAGAGTCTCTGGACAAAATTTACAGCGTGGAAGAAAAATGA